Below is a window of Malus domestica chromosome 13, GDT2T_hap1 DNA.
GTATGGGAGATTAATGCTTGATAATTTTCTGCCACATTCTCAGGCTTCAACACTGGGAAGCTTTTGTTAAGCGATTGCAAGTGCTTGCCGAAAAATCATCGGCGTTGAAAAATACCAAACTTACTAGTCCTGAGGAACTTCTGAAGTTGGCTTCAAACATTTGCATGAGCTCGCAAAAATCCAAATTGCGCTCGGTGCATAAGTGCCATTCGATTATGGATTCTTCGGATGGAATATGCCATGGAACCGGTCGCTCAACCATATGGCTTCCCCTTGATCTGGTGCTAGAAGATGCCCTGAATGCTACACAGATCAATGCCACAAGTTCCATTGAGGTTATCACCGGTAAGCAGATCACTTCTTATATCGACCGTTAGCAATGTCTGAGGATATAACATTTTCTTTCTTGCTCAGGTTTGATGAAGGTCCTTCAAGCCATCAACTGTGCAACTTGGCATGACACCTTCTTAGGCCTATGGATTGCAGCACTTCGTCTAGTCCAAAGGGTTCGAAATTGCTAAACTTCTGTTGTTTCCTTGGAACACAAGTTAATCATACATTATCATTTTGGGCAATCGCGTTAATTGCTGCTCCTTTTTTCAGGAAAGGGAGCCTCTTGAGTCCCCTTTTCCTCACTTAGAGTCCCGCTTATGCATGTTGCTCTCTATCACCACTCTTGTGGTTGCTGGCCTTATCGAAGAAGATGAAAGCGCGAAAGTGGACACGACAGAATACAGCTTTGCCAATCACTCGAGACGACAAAAGGTGACAGGGAAGTCGCGCGATGATTTAGTTTCCAGCTTACAAATGCTGGGAAATTTCATAGGACTGCTGGCTCCCCCTCGTTCAGTTGTTTCTGCAGCAAACAGGGCTGCTGCGAAAGCAATGTTCTTCATCTCAGGGACGAGGGTTGAAAGTGCACACTTGGATTGCATCAGCACGAACGACAGCTCAACGGATTGCTGTAAGTAAAACCATAGTTACAGATTCAGATTATAAATGCAATTCTCTCTAAATCCATGTTCCTGTTTCAGCAGGAAACATGCGACATCTGATAGTTGAGGCTTGCATAGCAAGAAATCTAATAGACACGTCGGCATATTTCTGGCCGGGCTATGTGAAAGGAGGCATCAATGGAATGCCTTCTAATATACCTGCTGATAAAGTTCCTGGGTGGTCCTCATTGATGCAGGGGGCAGAACTTACTCCATTGTTGACAAAGGAATTGATTTCAATTCCTGCACCAAGGTATATACAAGCACTTATCTTTTGGCAATGCTTTATAAGAAACACTTCTACTCATAAGCGCATTcattaaaagtgcttttattaGGGCATTGAgagttaataaaaatataagggcttcttgaaaaaacaaaatgtgCTTCTCTATGAAGCTTTTTCACAAGACACCACTTTTTTCAGCCAATTGTAGTCAAAGTGTTTTTGGTCATCTAGAACTGCTCTAAGCCATTCTAAAAATTGAGGTGATTTCTGCACTTTCATTTTTTCCTTCTGCACATCCtgtttatttttgtcttttgattctctttgatttattcaattcaaagaCTGTAAATAAACATGGGTGTGATATGTGTGAAGGGAAAGAAAAAGGTTGTGCGAGAAtcatttttctctaaaaacacttccaaacaagCCAAAAACTAACTAACCGTTTGATAATCATTCCGTTTTCAATTTTCActttttgaaaactgaaatctTGTTTAAGAActacttttagttttcaaaaaaatgaaactgaaaactacttttttgagtttttactttttggttttcagtttttatacttttgataactaaaaactaaaaatagttaTAAAACAAGACTTcggttaaaaaaaatgtaaaaactgaaaacgaaatggttatcaaaccaCCCCCAAattgtcttttcttttgcagGAGCTTGTTTAAAAACTGTTGTAGTTCTGCCTTAGTGACACCATCAATTTTAATATGATCACTCATGTTAATGTTGATCTTCAGATTATAAGTTCAAATCTCGTGTACAACAGTTAATAAAAACAATATATGTTATCCCACATCATGTGCTCTTTTTTGTGCAAACCCCAACGCCTTTGGTAAGCAATTGAATGTAAGCTCATGGTTTTGGTGGAAGTTTAACAGAACTGGAGAAAATATATGAGATAGCCATCAACGGATCAGATTCTGAGAAAATATCAGCAGTTACCATTCTTTGTGGGGCCTCCCTGAATCAGGGTTGGAATATACAAGTAAATTACATTCTTGTCCCTTACCTTCTCTCTTTCATTCTTCAGATCTTCTCCATCATCATGCATTAAGGTCCGCATTTCATGCAGGAACACACTGCCCATTTTATTATCAGGCTGTTGTCTCCTCCATGTCCTGCAAATTATTCCGGCAGCGGCAGCGGCAGCCATCTGATCGGTTATGCTCCGTTTCTGAATGCCCTTGTTGTGGGGATATCGTCCATCGACTGCATCAAGATTTTCTCACTCCTTGGCATGGTACTTTTACTTTCATTAACCTAAATGCTGTTATTTAGGCGAAAATTGATGTCGTTCGGTTTTGTAATGCTGTTGCCAGGTTCCACAACTAGCATGCTCAGTGATGGCGATCTGTGAGACTTTCGGGTCATGTGTACCTAATGAAACTTGGAGTAGCACACCAGGGACAGAAACCTCTGCTCATGCTGTATTTTCTAATGGATTCACTCTTATTTTGAAACTGTGGAGGTTTAATCATTGCTTTTCCGACCAACTAGGATACGTTCCAACTGTTCAATCCAACCTTACTCCCGAATACTTTCTGTTAGTACGAAACTCCCACCTAGTATCCTCTGAAAAGGTCCGCCAGGATCCTGAGAAAAGGAGACTTGCAGCAGTTTCAAGCTCATCATCTGCACAGCCCATCTTCATTGATTCATTCCCGAAATTAAAAGCCTGGTACATGCAGCATAATGCTTGCATAGCTTCCACCCCCCCTGGACTCACCCATGGAAACCCCATTCATCGCCATGTTGATGAGCTTTTAAACATGATGTTCAAAGACAAAGAACAAGGAAGAGATTCTAATGCTTCTGTTAGTGGTAGTCCGTCTAAAGAAGCAGACGAAGATACTTATTTAAGAAACTCTGCAGCTTGGGATATTCTGGCAGCTGTTCCGTTTGTAGCCGATGCTGCTTTAACAGCTTGTAACCATGGGAGACTCACTCCCCGAAAACTGGCAACGGGTAAGTAAAGTACCCGTTTATAATTACCTATAattggattcatcttcaatgAAAGGAACCTACTCAAAAGTAGTCTTAAGTatctttttgtgtgtgtgtgtgtgtgtgtccgcTAGCATTATCTGCCGTCCAGGAAACCTACGTGGCAAACTGTACTTCAGAACCAATCTGACGTGTTTTTCGAGTCACTGCAATTACTTGGCTTTACATATGTGTACTACTAAAATCCTAGATGCTCTGTTGTCTTAGGGCTTAAAGTCTTGGTTGATTTTCTTCCTGCATCTTTGGGAACCATTGTGAGCTACTTATCAGCTGAAATACGAAGGGGTGTTTGGAAACCAGCTTATATGAACGGAACAGATTGGCCCTGTCCTGATGCAAATCTGCCAAATATTGTGGAGAAGATCAAAATAATTGTAGCTGCCACTTCTGTTGACGTCCCAAGCACTGCTCATTCAGGTTTCTTATTTTTCAACATTACGTAAATGTATGTGATGAATATTGTGATTCATGAACATAATTCTCTAATAGGGGCATTAACTAGAGACATTTTTCTCAATTGTTGGATGTATATGGTTAAGATATGTAATATGCAGACACTGTACATATTTCTAACATGGATAACGGTTTGTTGTCACAGAAGGAAACTGTCAAGCTACATTACCGTTGCCCCTGGCTGCCTTAGTAAGCCTTACTATAACGTATAAAACTGACAGAGATTCAAAACGATACCTCGATTTATGCACCGTGGCCATGGCCTCCATTGCAGCTGGTTGCCCCTGGCCCTGCATGCCGATTGTTTTTTCACTCTGGACCCAGAAAGCAAAGCGTTGGGGCAACCACTTTGTCTTCTCTGCATCTCGTGCTGTCTTCCTCCAACACCCCAATGCTCTGATCCAGGTTCTTAAGAGCTGCTTCACTGCGACACTTGGCCTGCAGTCCTCTCCTCTCTCATACAATGGAGGTATTGGAGCTCTTCTTGCCCATGGAATTGGATCTCACATCCATGGAAGGGTTTCTCCTGTTGCCCCTGGGATCCTCTATCTACATGTTTATCCATATTTATCGGACATTGTCTTCTTGAATAAAGAGATTGTTTCCCTCATGATGTATTCCGTGAGTGAGATAACAGGAGGACAGGTTCCTACCGAGAGATGCAAGAGACTGAAGGCAGCAAAGAATGCAATGATAAAAGGACAATATCACATGGCTTCAAACCTCACTCGGGGTAAACTTATGGCTTCACTTGCGGCTTCTTTAGTATGGTTATCAGGAGGCTTAGATCTGGTTCAGTCATTGTTTAAAGAATTTCTGCCTTCATGGTTTGTATCTATCCACAGTTTCAGACAAGATGGAGAATCAAACGGAGATGCATGGTTAAGGGGTTATGTGCTTGCTTACTTTGCATCGCTGTGTGGAGGCTTTGTATGGGGTATTGACTCATCATCCTGGGGATCCAAGCGGCGTCCAAAGATTCTTGGAACCCACATGGAATTTCTTGCAAGTGCACTAGATGGTCAGATATCTCTTGGCTGTGACCAGATCACCTGGCGCGCGTATGTCTTGGGATTCATGAGCCTCATGGTGGTTTGCATGCCGACTTGGATGCTGGACGTTGACGTAGATGCCTTGAAGAGAATCAGTAAGCGGCTGAGACAGTGGAATGAGGAGGAGCTTGCTCTAGATTTGCTGGGGATTGGCGGTGTTGATTTCATGGGTGCAGCTGCAGAAATGATAATTGAAAGCGAGCCGTAATTTATTGCTTTCCGTTTACCTTTATTCTTCCCTTCTGAAATTCAGCTTGAAAATTGTAGTTACATTTGAATGTCAAATTATTTCAATTCTTTATGGTACAAGTTGAAAGCTTTCTCTCCAGAACGATTGTATAGCAGCCCACATCTTCAAATTGACGGAAACTTTGAATATTTTAAAACCCCAGCACCCTTATCATACAACATCACTGTGCCCTGGAGATCTCTCCAGTTTTAGGCTCTGCATTGCTCGCCGCTCTGAAAAGGCTTTTTCCCACTTCCCTGCATCTGCATATAAATTGGATAGGAGAACTCTAACTGGGCCATGAGATGGTTGCAACCTTGTCAAACTCTTTGCAGCCATTTCTCCTATTTCCAGATTTCCATGTGTTCTACATGCCGCCAAAAGTGTGCCCCATATGACTACATCAGCCTTCATGGGCATGCTCCTTATCATTTTCTCAGCATCTCCTACTCGGCCAGCTCTTCCAAGGAGATCCACCATACAACCATAATGCTTGATATTTGGTTCTACGTTGTAAACATTCTTCATGCTCTTAAAGTACCTCTCCCCAGTCTCCACGAAGCCAGCATGGCAACATGCACTTAGGACGCCGATGAATGTGATTGAATTGAGTTTGATATTACGCTTTTGCAAGTCTGAAAACATTTCAAGGGATAACTTTGCATGTCCGTGCATGGCCAACCCACATACGATGGCATTCCATGGTGAGATTGTTGAGGTTTTATCTCGGATTTGATAGAACACCTCTAAGGCGGTATTGATACTCCCACATTTGGCATACATATCAATGAGTGCTGCACTTAGATTGTCATTGAGAGGAATGGAGTTTTCAATTATGTATTCATGTGCCCATCTTGCCTCTTTCAATGTGCCTAATGTAGCAATTCCAGATAACACACTCACCATCGTAATTTCATTCGGTTGGATCCCAGTAGCTACCATTCTTTGAAGGAGTTCTAGAGCTAATTCAGGTTGATCACTCTGTGCATAACCAGAAATCATGGAACTCCATGAAAAAACATCTTTTTCAGGCATCTCATTAAACAATGAAATTGCCTGGTTGATCATTCCATTTCTTATGTATCCTGCAATCAGGGCATTCGAAGATGCAACATGCTCCTTGATGCCCTTTTGAAACTGACGACGAGCAAGGTTCATGTCGCCACAGCCTGCATAAAAATTGATGATCGTTGCCTGTATAAAGTCATAGCAGTCAAAACCTTCCTTTACAATTGTCCCATGAAGTTGCTGACCTTCATGTACCGCCTCAGAGCGCCCACAAGCCGAAATCAAATCTACAAGCATAACATCATTCGGCCCTAGCCCAGTACGCAGCATTGCCTGATACATCATCAAAGCTTCACTCAACCACTCCACTTGCACATACCCGTCAATCATTGTACCCCATGAGACCACATCCTTTGCATGAATATTGTCAAACAACTCTCTAGCCAAATCGATAAGTCCAGCTTTTGCATACCCATTCAACATGACATTCCACGAAACTATATTCCTCTCAGGCATCTCACTAAACACACTTCTTGCATCGCATACACTCGAACAACCCCAATACATGTGCAGCAAATTCGTGGAGACAAGAACAAACCCCTCAAGCTGCAACTTAATCACCAGAGCATGAAGCATTCGACTATTCCAAATACTGCCCAAATGCGAGTAAGTTGAGATCACAGTCGCCATTGTCACCTCATTCGGGATCACCCCCGCTGACCTCATATCCCTGAAAACCTCAATGGCTTCGGTCCAACACTGATTCTGGGCAAGACCCATTATCATAGTAGTATATGAGACACATCCCTTCTCAGGCATTTTTTCAAACACCTGGCGTGCACTCTCCAAACGACCAGATTTCACATAGCCAGCAACCATAATATTGCAAGACACCGGATCCAACTTAGAGCAAGAATCGAACAGCGACTCGGCATCGGCAATGAAGCCGCATTTGGCGTACGTGTTAATCAAGCTGTTCTTGATGAAATTGTTGGAGTCCAGTCCGGACTTCAGAACAAGGGAGTGGATTTGCTGGCCTTGGAAGGAGGCCGCGAGGGAAGAGCAGGACTTTAAAGCTGAAACCAATGCGAGCTCGTAGTCGGTTTGGGTTTGGTTGATTCTGCCGGTGAAGAAGGTACGGAGATTGTCCTCTGGGTTTTGGGATGCGGCGGCGGCGGTAGAGAGCCATTTGAGACATGAAACGCGAAGGACTGGAAGTCCAGGGAACGATTTCGGTCTCTGAGATTGGAGCATCTGACGAGAGCATGAGACGCGTTGAGAGGGAAGTGAATTCAAGGAGAGAACTTGCCACGGTGTAAATATAAAATGAAAGCAAAAACATTCGAAAAGGAAGTGACCTAAGACCCAAGCTAACTTTAAATAGTTCACCCGATAAAGCGGGAACAACCATGCACATACTAAGTCAGCTATAATTTGATATTAATCTCGTGATTTGTGAAGAActtagtgatattttttttactataCATGTCTTATAACACGGGTGAATTGATGCAATCAATTTTGAGAACAAAGGCCttcatccatatatccatagcGGTCCATTAATTCCCCCATTTGGTAGAGGTAATATAGCTTTGCAAACACAATATCCAATCGACAATTGCTATATTTAGTCTCATTCAATTCGTTATGCCCTTCCGAGGGGCCACCGCTCGAGAAGGTGCTTGTCTAGACAAAGGTGGTTTCAGAAATAAAAGTGCGCCGCCGGAGTATATGACTAATGTAAAAGAATTGTTTTGATTGAGAGTGAAGTCCAGAATACAAGGAATAAAAAACGAACATCTATAATTTAACAGGTAATCGAACATGTAATGGGAACTCCGATGGCGAAAGCATCCTGAATAATCAGCGATGATCTCCTCCATTAAGAGCCGTACTGGCCAGAGCCCTGCAAGACCAAAGAGACTTATATAAATAATCGTCCTCAACCGTATACAATGCAGATGCAGCAGTAGATACTAGATAGCTTGCATGGTTGCAAGTAATTGCTCAATGCCACTTTCAGGTTTAACAGAGCCATACAATTGTTACGACACAAAACTTGCCAGCCTACAAAACAATAAGTTAACCTACAAAGTACTGTACATAATAGTGCACCCAACAAAGTACATTTGAAACTTACCGAGGGCATTGTCTTCTAACAAGGTAAGACAAGCTGCAAATAACTAAAGCCAAATCAAGATacacattttcttttctttttctatttataAGAAAGACGTTCCACAGCAAAACTTAAAACCAAATCAGCAGAGTCATATGTAACTGCCAGATCTATCTGAACCAGAAATGCAGCCCAAAAGGAATGA
It encodes the following:
- the LOC103453182 gene encoding mediator of RNA polymerase II transcription subunit 33A-like encodes the protein MADPELSSLWDVVIMQTKEAQEKGSDPLLWSIEVSSNLASAGVSLPSIELADVLVSHICWENNVPIMWKFLEKALVFNMVPSMLVLALLSSRVIPNRRVQPIAYRLYMELLKRHAFSLKSQIKGPSYQQVMISIDTILNLSQTFGLQTTEAGTTVVAFIFSTVWQLLDSSLDDEGLLELAPEKKSIWPTKPQDMDIDGLENHHEERNEQYERLQSRNTVMAIELIAEFLQNLLTSKILNLAKRNMLQHWEAFVKRLQVLAEKSSALKNTKLTSPEELLKLASNICMSSQKSKLRSVHKCHSIMDSSDGICHGTGRSTIWLPLDLVLEDALNATQINATSSIEVITGLMKVLQAINCATWHDTFLGLWIAALRLVQREREPLESPFPHLESRLCMLLSITTLVVAGLIEEDESAKVDTTEYSFANHSRRQKVTGKSRDDLVSSLQMLGNFIGLLAPPRSVVSAANRAAAKAMFFISGTRVESAHLDCISTNDSSTDCSGNMRHLIVEACIARNLIDTSAYFWPGYVKGGINGMPSNIPADKVPGWSSLMQGAELTPLLTKELISIPAPSLTELEKIYEIAINGSDSEKISAVTILCGASLNQGWNIQEHTAHFIIRLLSPPCPANYSGSGSGSHLIGYAPFLNALVVGISSIDCIKIFSLLGMVPQLACSVMAICETFGSCVPNETWSSTPGTETSAHAVFSNGFTLILKLWRFNHCFSDQLGYVPTVQSNLTPEYFLLVRNSHLVSSEKVRQDPEKRRLAAVSSSSSAQPIFIDSFPKLKAWYMQHNACIASTPPGLTHGNPIHRHVDELLNMMFKDKEQGRDSNASVSGSPSKEADEDTYLRNSAAWDILAAVPFVADAALTACNHGRLTPRKLATGLKVLVDFLPASLGTIVSYLSAEIRRGVWKPAYMNGTDWPCPDANLPNIVEKIKIIVAATSVDVPSTAHSEGNCQATLPLPLAALVSLTITYKTDRDSKRYLDLCTVAMASIAAGCPWPCMPIVFSLWTQKAKRWGNHFVFSASRAVFLQHPNALIQVLKSCFTATLGLQSSPLSYNGGIGALLAHGIGSHIHGRVSPVAPGILYLHVYPYLSDIVFLNKEIVSLMMYSVSEITGGQVPTERCKRLKAAKNAMIKGQYHMASNLTRGKLMASLAASLVWLSGGLDLVQSLFKEFLPSWFVSIHSFRQDGESNGDAWLRGYVLAYFASLCGGFVWGIDSSSWGSKRRPKILGTHMEFLASALDGQISLGCDQITWRAYVLGFMSLMVVCMPTWMLDVDVDALKRISKRLRQWNEEELALDLLGIGGVDFMGAAAEMIIESEP
- the LOC103453061 gene encoding pentatricopeptide repeat-containing protein At5g19020, mitochondrial, translating into MRHFLFATTTIMPSSSSSFSAAATSSSSFSPTPKPKSSNPNSNSNPNCTLLCKHSPSATLDLLILILVLFSGTFLITSYFAYIFNSLSLLLSHSTLHLLLHHIPVPYVVGFVTFFAAALFVVEFCCGIRSRKCDRPGCKGLKKAMEFDLQLQSEECVKSGSKDIDRLPWKGGSEGNPDYECLRTELRRMAPTNGRAVLLFRARCGCPVAKLEGWGPKRKRRHKKIIADLVCAWLFPLYRVNYLKLAWVLGHFLFECFCFHFIFTPWQVLSLNSLPSQRVSCSRQMLQSQRPKSFPGLPVLRVSCLKWLSTAAAASQNPEDNLRTFFTGRINQTQTDYELALVSALKSCSSLAASFQGQQIHSLVLKSGLDSNNFIKNSLINTYAKCGFIADAESLFDSCSKLDPVSCNIMVAGYVKSGRLESARQVFEKMPEKGCVSYTTMIMGLAQNQCWTEAIEVFRDMRSAGVIPNEVTMATVISTYSHLGSIWNSRMLHALVIKLQLEGFVLVSTNLLHMYWGCSSVCDARSVFSEMPERNIVSWNVMLNGYAKAGLIDLARELFDNIHAKDVVSWGTMIDGYVQVEWLSEALMMYQAMLRTGLGPNDVMLVDLISACGRSEAVHEGQQLHGTIVKEGFDCYDFIQATIINFYAGCGDMNLARRQFQKGIKEHVASSNALIAGYIRNGMINQAISLFNEMPEKDVFSWSSMISGYAQSDQPELALELLQRMVATGIQPNEITMVSVLSGIATLGTLKEARWAHEYIIENSIPLNDNLSAALIDMYAKCGSINTALEVFYQIRDKTSTISPWNAIVCGLAMHGHAKLSLEMFSDLQKRNIKLNSITFIGVLSACCHAGFVETGERYFKSMKNVYNVEPNIKHYGCMVDLLGRAGRVGDAEKMIRSMPMKADVVIWGTLLAACRTHGNLEIGEMAAKSLTRLQPSHGPVRVLLSNLYADAGKWEKAFSERRAMQSLKLERSPGHSDVV